From Choristoneura fumiferana chromosome 7, NRCan_CFum_1, whole genome shotgun sequence, the proteins below share one genomic window:
- the LOC141429868 gene encoding myosin light chain kinase family member 4-like, translating into MLSEIGRGKFGTVYLCREKSTGLELAAKLVSVSRRDERRNVEREVDVMRRLRHPRLIQLYDAYEWGKYMCVVLEL; encoded by the exons ATGCTCTCGGAGATCGGCCG AGGGAAGTTCGGCACAGTGTATTTGTGCCGTGAGAAGAGCACCGGTCTGGAATTGGCTGCAAAGCTAGTGTCAGTGAGCAGGCGGGATGAGCGGCGCAATGTTGAGAGGGAGGTCGACGTGATGCGGCGCTTGCGCCACCCGCGACTCATACAGCTGTATGATGCGTATGAGTGGGGAAAGTACATGTGCGTCGTGCTGGAACT